Genomic segment of Armatimonadota bacterium:
TGATGAACCGCGCCAACGCGTTGGCCGTCAGTGGCGCAACCGCGACCACCGGCCAGACCGAGCGCCAGGCAATGGCTTCGGAAGTCACGTCGATCCGCGATCGACTGCTCCAGCTCGCCAACGCCAAGGACGGAAGCGGGAACTACATTTTCGCTGGCACTGCCACATCCACAACCCCGTTCTCCCTGAACGGCAATACCATCGCCTACAACGGCGATACCGGCAAAGTGAAGGTCGAAGCGGCCCCGGGGCAGACGATGGATCTGTCTCTTCCTGGGACCGATACGTTCTTCCAATCGGCTTACGACCACCTGACGACGATGATCGATGCAATGAACAACAACGACTCATCGACGCTCAGCAACACCTCGCTCACCGATGTCCAGGCTGACCTACAAGTGGTCAACATGGCACGGGGCGAAATCGGCAACCGCGTTCGCACGCTGGACGACTATCAGTCGGACCATTCGCGACGCATCGACGAACTCACAAAAGGCGTCTCCGATATCGAAGACGTCGATTTGGCACAGGCGATTACGGATTATCAGAGTGCCCAAACGGCTTATCAAGCCGCTCTCCAGATGGTTAGCCAAGGATCGAAGCTAAGCCTAATGGACTACATCTCAGGCTAATGATAACTATGAATCTCTACGGCACTCGATTCGGAGACATTGATTACGCGGAAAACGACATCGTCCATTTCTCGGAAGGGATGATCGGGTTCACCGCCTATCAAGACTACATCGTCGTTAATACGAAGGAAGGAAGCCCCTTTAAATGGCTTCAGTCGGTCGACGAGCCCAAGCTCGCTTTCCTCGTTTCTATGCCCAACTTTTTCGTCGACGAATACTCTCCCGAGATTTGCGATGAGGAGGCTTTCGCGCTACGGCTGACCCCGGATACTCAGTACTTGGTCCTGGTTACCACGACCATTCCTGCCGGTAAACCCAAGGAAGCAACCGCGAACCTAGCCGCACCCATCATCATAAACTTGGAAACTCGTCACGCAAAACAAGTGATTTTGGAAGATCAAGCGTATACTATTCGTTATCCGATCTTCTCGGGCGCGCAAGATGGTGCCAAATTAGCGGCTGCGTAATGCTCGAAGTGACCGGATGCCAAGGAGGGCGGACGGATGCTGGTCCTCACCAGGAAAGTTAACCAAACGATCATCATTGGAGACAACGTCGAGGTTGTGGTGCTCGAAGTGCGCGGCGAACAGGTTCGCCTCGGCATTCGAGCGCCTCGCGACGTCTCCGTCCACCGCAAAGAAATCTACGAACAAATCGCCGAGGAAAACCGGGGTGCAGCCGACGTCAGGCCCGAAGACCTCCCAGAATAATCAAACGGTTCCGTTCCAGGATCGTCTGTATGTCGCCGGCAACGCCGGTTTCCTATGCCTCATCGTCGCGGTCCTTTGGACGGCCCTCTTCATTGCCCGTCTTGGGTTCAACGAGAGCATCCTGATCGCCCTCGCCCCGCCACTCATTGCTACTGGAGCGACCGTGCTCATCGTGGGTTGTAGTCGAAACATGGTGCCGAAGCCCATTCTTTCCAGCCCGGTCCCTATCACCGTTCCTGTGATCTGGTGCCTGATCTGCTACCTTGCCGTCCTCCTAATCTCCACCCAGGAAACTGGAGCGACCAGTGTGCCCGACGCCCTCTTGCCTGCGATGGAATGGAGCCGAATGAGCAACCTTCTCCCGGTGCTGGCTGTCCAGATCGTCTTCTTGGGACTTCTCGCTCTGCTGATTGGGAGGAGACAACCGGTCTAATGCAGGTTCATTTCGGCGTCGAGCTTCTCCGTCCCGAGTGGGACAAAGCCGTGGTCTGTATCGGCACGTTCGACGGTGTGCATGTCGGCCACCAGCAGGTCATCGGAGCCGCCGTTGCCCGGGCGAAAGAGCTGGAAATCCCGGTCATCGTGGTGACTTTCGACCGTCATCCGGCCGTGATCCTCAACCCGTCGAAGGCGCCGAAGGCGATCGCGTCGCTCAAGATGAACCTCGAACAGCTTCAGGTGCATGGCGTCGGGCTGACCGTCGTACTGCCCTTTAACGCTTGGCTCAGCCGCATGTCGGCCGACGAGTTCTTCCAATCGATCCTCCTCGACAAACTGAAAGCCGAGGTGGTGGTGGTCGGACATGACTTCGCCATGGGCAACGGTCGGGAAGGTAACACTGAGTGGCTCCAGTCTCACATCGAAACCGTCATCGTCCCTCCGTACGAGGTCGGCGGCATCCGGGTTAGCTCCAGCGCCATCCGCGAGTTCGTCGGCACGGGCGAACTAGACAAAGCGAACCAACTGCTGGGACGCGGATTCGAGGTCCAAGGCTTTGTCGAGCATGGCCAAAAGCTCGGACGCACGCTCGGCTTCCCCACCGCCAACATCGCCCGCAGTTTCGACCAAGTAATGCCGTGCGACGGCGTTTACGCCGCCTGGTTCTTAGTCGATGGCAAGAAGTTCATGGCCGCCCTCGCTATCGGCACTCGGCCCGCCGTTGGCGGCAAGATCAGGACGATCGAGGCCTATCTTCTCGACTACCCCGGCGACTCCCTATATGGTCAGCACGTCCGGCTCCGCCTCGAAAAATTCCTTCGTCCCGAAGCCGATTTCACGTCGCTGGACCACCTGAAAGATCAAATCGAGAAAGACGTCGTAGCAGTGCGCCTCTGTTTGACGTAAGTTTAGGTTAAGATGACCTCCGGAAAGAAAATCCTCGCTTTCACCGGTACCGTAGTACTCCTGCTCGTCGTTGGACGGGTTGGTTTGGGCTTTCTCAATCAGCCCGACGACAAAACCTTGATCGTCGAAGCCGTCAAGGAAGCGCAGAAAGCCAGCCGCGAAGGGCAACCGGGCGGTGTGCTCGATTTCCTCAGTCTCGACCTAAAGCTCAATGGCGACGAGACGTCGGGATCGCGGCGAAACATTGCCGACTACGTGAAGAATCAGAAGCCGGATATTGAGTTCACGACCCTCGAACCGCAGATTTTTGGCGACCAAGCCACCATCGAATCCGATGCCAAAGTGAAGATGGGATTTGGTGGATTTACGCCTGAAGTCACCATCCACGACGCCAAGATCTACCTCAAGAAGGAGGATGACCGAGAGTGGTTCATCATTCCCAAAAAGTCGTGGAAAATTACGGAAATACGTGCTTCTTTATCCGAACTTCCGTCCTTGAATTTAGGGTCGTAAAAAAACCTGAAACCATCGGCAGCAAGCATCTGTTCTATGTTTTTGGGTACAACACCCTCGCAACTTTGACGAAGTCAAGAGCCGTCATCGATTTGCGAAAGACAGGAGGAAAAATGAAAAACACCCTTAAGATTCTCGTCATCAGCGCAATTTTCGGCGCTGCCCTGATCGGTTGCGGTTCGTCTGAGGAAGGCAACACGACCTCGACGCCTGGCGGCCCTTCGGCTACCAGCTCGTCCACTCCGGACACCAAGCCGGCCGGCGATGCCACGTCTTCGACCTCGGCTACGTCGTCTGATGCAGGCGCTACGTCCTCGACTCCGGATGCTGGTGGTACGTCCTCGGCTGCTCCGGATGCGGGCGCTACGTCTTCGGCTCCGGATGCAAACGCCGGCGCTGCCAACAAGTAATCGCTTTTCGAGCGAATTGCAACAAAAAACGTCCTCCCATCGGAGGGCGTTTTTGTTTTTGGCGGTAGATTGAGTTCAACAAACATGCTGGATCCTCGAATTACCAAGCTGGCCGAACTGCTTTGCACTCACTCCTGCCAACTGAACGAGAGCGACACGCTCCTCGTCCACGCCTTCGACATCCCCGACGAGGCCGTCGCCGAAGTGGTCCGCGTCGCCCAAAGCAAGGGTGCAAAAGTCGCAGTGCGCTTAGAGAGCAGCCTCGTCCGGCGACAAATTCTGCACGGACTCACAACCGAAAGCGCCCAATTAATTGCCACCGTCGAAAAGTACGAAATGGAGCAGATGACGGCTTACATCGCCCTGCGCGGGACCGACAACTACGCCGAACTTAGCGACGTTTCCGGCGATCTCATGAACCTATGGTCGCGCGAATACACCACGCCGGTCGTCTTTGGCGTCCGAGTTCCCAACACCAAATGGGTCGCTCTCCGATGGCCCAGCCCCGGCATGGCCCAGCAGGCGAACATGAGCACGCCCGGGTTCGAAAAGTTCTACTTTGACGTGTGCACGATGGACTACGCCAAGATGGCCACGGCAAGTGCGCCCCTCCAGGACTTGATGGAGCGCACGGACCGAGTGCGGCTAGTCGGTCCGGGCACCGACTGCTCGTTTAGCATCAAAGGCGTTGGCGCGGTGGCTTGCAGTGGCCGACGGAATATCCCCGACGGCGAGTGCTTTTCCGCTCCGGTCAAGGATTCCGTTAACGGCGTGGTGCAGTACAACACCGTTTCGCTGTATCAGGGCACCGAGTTCAAAGACATCAAGCTGACGATGAAGGATGGTCAAATCGTTGACGCCGAAGCCGGGCCCAACACCGAACTTCTGAACAAGATTCTCGACACCGACGCTGGCGCGCGCTACTTTGGCGAGTTCGCCATCGGCTTCAATCCGTACGTTTTGCACCCGATGAAGGACACGCTGTTCGACGAGAAGATCGCGGGGAGCTTCCACTTCACGCCCGGCAACTCGTACGACCCGCCCGGAGGCAACGGCAACGTGAGCTCGATCCACTGGGATATCGTTAATATCCAGCGACCCGAATATGGCGGTGGCGAAATCTGGTTCGATGATGTGATGATCCGCAAGGACGGCTTGTTTGTCCTGCCAGAGTTAGAAGGATTGAACCCAGATAAGCTGAAGTAAGAGCAAGTCTTGCCTGGGAGGGTCATGGTCAAGTCCAGAATCAACCCGATTGTTGCCTTTATTATCATGGCAATTGGTGTCTTCATTTCTTGGTCTTTCATCAGGCTTTTCATTGGGAATGCTAGATACAACGACATCAGTGATCAGTACATGGATGCGGACGCACTCGCGAAGGTATTCAAGGAGTATCCATTGACCCATGACGGTTGCTACCCAGCATTTCGAAACTCTAACGAGGTGCTCGATTGCCTCTCGCCTTTTCTCGCCAAGGAAGCATCCAAGGTCAGTGACTCCGGGCATCCACGTACGACGATGACTCGACTTGAGTCCATGGCAAGGAAGGCAGTTTGGAACCTTTCACTTTCGGGGGCAAGGGCAAAGGAGTTCAGTGACGACCGACCGCCATGGGTTTTCTATTTGCCCGCCATTCATTCCAGCAATCGCTTTGTGGTTGGATATGCAGATGGAAAGTTCACCAACAAAGCCAGGAGTGAGTTGGATGATGTTTTTCAACGGTCCGTTTGGAATCCGTAGGCGAAGTAATGTGTTGTGTAGGTTGATTTCGTCTCGACGGTGATCCGAAAAGCCCCAACGGGGCGAAACTACCCTTAGCCTTGGGCATCGCCCTAGGAAAAAGATCGACGTAGAAAAGCGGCCTGAAGGGCCGCGCTAATACAAAATGAAATCGCGATGCCGCAATCTCTGTCCCAGATCATTGTCCACGTTGTCTTCAGCACCAAGGACCGGACGCCATGGCTCGACGAAGAAATCCGGCCCGAGGTCTTCGCCTTCCTAACCACGTTGATCAAGAAAAACGGGCACGTCCCGATCATGATCGGTGGACACAAGGACCACGTCCATCTCCTGTTCGGGCTATCACGAACGCAATCCGTCGCCGATTTGTTGGAAGACATCAAGGTTGCTTCTTCGAAGTGGCTGAAAACAAAAGGGAGCAGCCGGGCGCAGTTTTCGTGGCAACGCGGCTACGGAGCGTTTGGCGTATCGTATTCCTTGATGGATAGGGCCATCGCCTACATCGCCAACCAAGATTCTCATCATGACGGAGAGTCGTTCAAAGATGAGTTTCGCCGCCTAATGCAGGAGAACGGAATCGACATCGACGAGCGATATGTGTGGGATTAGCTCGGCCCTTCAGGCCGCAAATGATGGGCGAACCCCGCCTAGGGCTTCGCCCCAGGCTAAGGGCAATAGCGCCTCTTTTGGGGCTAACGGGTGAGCCTACGGGTGTCGGTAAATCGCGTAGGCTCCGCCAACATAGGGGTAGTACCACTGCGGATTGTACGAAGGCGACAAAGTCATGTCGGCTGAATAATCCGGTGAGGCCACTGGCGTCGTCACGTTAGGCATGTTGGGCACCGGCATCGTCGACGGAGAGGCGTAAGAGGTGCCGACCATCGTCGAAGTTGGCTGAACCCACATCGACGTCGTTACAGTGCTCGACAAGTTCTTGCCCGACGAATACTGGTCGCCCACCGCGTACAGTTCGACTCGAATCGGATGGTTCGGCGTGACCGAAAAGGTTCTAGAGTAATTGCCGCCGCGTTCCGACGCATGATAGCTCTCGCTCGCCACCGGTCCTTGGGAATAAGTCGTATCCCACACGACCACTCGCCAGCCGACCGGGTTGGCGGTCGAAGTCGAATAGCCGCTCCATTGGACGTTCACATAGCCGGTCTCGCTCGACCCATCGACCGAATAGATGAATGAATCGCCCTCGTAAGTGCCCACCCGAACGATCTGCGCGCTCGAAATCCCAGCCAAAGCCGTCAGGGCGAGCGTAATCAACATTCTCTTCATGGTTTCTCCTGAGGGCAGACGTGGGCGTTGCCCAAAGTCCGCCCAATCTTCCTGACGCCTTCTCCATAGCGAATCCGACGAAGGGGACCATCGTCCTGGGAGCTTGGTCCCACGAGAGCCCACCATCCCAACTCCCAACTCAAAACTGCCAACCCAATCACAAAAGGTAAACTTCACCCTTCGAATATGGAAACCACACTCGTCCTGATCAAGCCTGGCGGCGTGTCTCGCAACCTCATCGGCGAGATCACCCGAAGAATCGAAGCCCGAAGCTTGAAAGTCGTAGGACTGAAGCTCATCAATGCCGACCGAGCCACCGTCGAAGAGCACTACGCCGAGCATAAGGAGCGACCGTTCTTCAAGGACGTCTGCGACTATCTCACCAGCGGCCCCATCGTCGCCATCGCCGTCAGCGGCACCAACGCAGTCAAGGCTATCCGAGCCATGATGGGTGCAACCAACCCGCTCGATGCCACTCCTGGCACCGTCCGCGGCGATTTCGCGCTCACCATCGACGATAACCTGACCCACAGCAGCAGCGACCCCGAGGCCGCCGCTCGAGAACTGCAGCTTTGGTTCCCCGAAGGGACCATCTAAAGAACATCGTCGCGCGTACTAGTTTGTAAGGACGCGAAACGATTTCCTAAGCGGCCCCGTATCCCGAAGAACAACCCGTCTCCGTCACAATAGAAGACAGGTTGGGAAAGGTAACGGGGCCTTTTCCAAAGGCTAACCGAACTGTGAGTAGTAACGCTACCGCCTCAAACCGACGATTCGAACAAGGGATCGTTGCCTTCTTTATCCTCATGCCGCCGATCGGAGGACTCGTGGTTCTCTGGCATTCGCTCCAAGATCTGCCCAAATTTGGCATGACCATCGGCTGGCTGGCCTACCTGATCGCCCTCGTCGGCGCGCATATCAAGTGGGTCCGTCCGAAGTTCCGCCGCTATCCTTGGGTGGCTTCGTACAAAGAGATCACCGAGCGAAGCAAGCCGCTCAAAGCCAAGCACCCGAAACTGGTGCAGAAGGCGCTCAACCACCGAGTTATCCGCTCGCTCTACCGTGTCGGCTTCTTCGTCGCCCTCCTGCCGTTCTTCATCGGCATGTACTCGATTCACCACGAGAAATTCGTGTGGTTCTTCGGCATGTGGCTGGTCGCCGGATTCGGCATCACTATCGGCTACCACCGCGTTGGCACCCACCCCAGTTTCAAAACCAGCCCGGTCATGCGGGGCATCTTCTTCGCCATGGGCAGCATGGCCATTCAGGGTCCGCCCAGTGAGTGGATGAAGAAGCACAGCAAGCACCACGCCTTCGGCGAAACCACCGCTGACGTGCACACGCCGTACGTATTCGAAGAGTCCAAGCGGGCGATCTTCATGGAGCAGTTCAACGGCTTCATGCACTCCTTCGTGATGTGGGCATTCCGAGAGCCGAGTCTGCGCCGCCCCAAGGGCATGTCCATCGAAGAGTGGAAAACCGATCTTATCTCCCGCTCGCCTGATCCAGCGACCTTCCGCTATCGCGACGAAGACCGCCACCACTGGGAAGTCCGTAACGAGCAAGGCGAGATCGTCGTCTCCACCGAGACCCTCATCAAAAAGCGATGGGCGCGCTTCGTGGACGTAATCGCGGTCATCGAGCAGGATGCCGTCGTCACGTTCATGAGCCATCCGCTCGTATACCTGTCGGTCCTCTTCCTCAGCTTCGCCATTCCCTATTACCTCGGCGGAATCTCCGTCTGGGAGTCGCTGGCCCGCGCTTGCTTTGTCAACTGGGTCACGTTCTGCGTCAACTCGGTCTGCCATCTCTGGGGCGAAGTCCCGTTCGAAGTGCCAGACAACTCGCGCAATAACGCCGTCATCGAAATCCTTGCCCTCGGCGAGGGTGGCCACAACACCCACCACAAGTCGGAGCTTTGGGCTCAGCACGGTGTGTTCGGCTGGCAGTTTGATCCCGGTGCGGTCGTCATCAAGACCCTCACCAAGGTCGGCTTGGCCCACGAACCCAACCTGCCGACCCGTCAGCAGATCGTCAAGGCATGGCTGAAGTGGCGCACCCGCGAGCCGTGGATGCAGGGGCTTCCGCTCACCACCAACGACCTGATTCAGCACGTGGGCGACGAGCACACGTCGGACGGCTTCCTCGCCCGAAAGCTTCGCCGCATTCGCAAGTCGGAGTCGCCCGAGCAGGTGGTCGAGCAGATTCTCAAGATCGTCGATCAGGATGTCACCGCCGAGAAGCGGGGCCAACTGGTGACAGCCTGCGTCGACGCCGGCGGCATCAGCGCCCTCCAGGACGAAGAGTCGGCTAACAAAATGATCGTTACCGTCGTGAAGGCGATGGCGGTTTGATGGCCGAAATTCAGTAACATGGCTTCATGACGGCCCAAGAATTGGTGCAACAGGCGTTCGACCGCCTGGCCCAACGCTCGGGCTTCGAAACCCGCGAAAACCAGGTTCAACTGTCGCTCCTGCTCTCCGATCTCATCGAGCAGGGAGCGACCGGTCTCTTCGAAGCGCCTACCGGCCTCGGAAAGTCGCTCGCGACCCTCATTCCCGCTATCGCCAATGCGATCGCCAACGAAAAGCGGACCGTCATCGCGACCTACACCAACGTCCTCGCCGATCAATATTGGCGCAAGGACCTCCCGCTCGCCCTCAGCCTCTTCACCGAGATTGTCCCAACCGCCTTCCTCATTGGGCGTCAGCGGTACGTCTGCGTGATGGGCATGGACGAGCACATGCCACGCGACCTCGATGAGTTCCGCCGTGGTGCCCAAGAGGGCGTGGAAAACGAGTTCCGACGCCTCATTCGCAAGCCGGATCGCGAAATCAACAAGCTCTGGTCGCAGGTCCAAGTTCCGCCCGTCTGCCCCGCTCGCGCCTGCCCAGCCTATGACGACTGCTTCTATTACCAAGCCCGCAAAAAGCTGGAGAAGGCCAAGGTCATCATCACCAACCACAGCGTGGTCATTCAGGATGCCGTCAGTTCCGACCCAGAAGCCGAACGTGAAGGGATGCTCTTCAAATACGACTTCCTTATTCTTGACGAGGCCCACGACTTTCCCTCTGCCGCCATCAATGGCCTCGAATTCGAACTCAGCCAACCCAAACTCGGCGCACTCAACGGCGTCGCTAACCGCTTGGAGAACCTGGTCTTGCCCCTCGCCCAAGCCCAGCAAGACGAGCGCGACTGGCGTAAGAAAGGCGATGACCTTCGCCATGACCTCCAGATCGCCCAGCGCGACCTCACGTCGCTAGGGCTCCAGCTTCAGCAGGGCGGCATCGTCGCCGTCACGCCCAGCGAAATCGATGAACATCCGGCGGTCCAGCGCGCCCACGCCAAACAGCACCTTGAAGAGGTCGAGGCGATCGCCGAGCGGGTCCGAAACGCCTGTGACCGCTACTCCACCGAGGCGATGCTCCGCATCGAACGGTACCGAACCGAGAACAAGCACCCCGAAGTCAAAAACATCGTCGATTCCTCGCGCAACTACCTCAGCTATGTTCGCGACTTCGCCGCCGGTGCCCACGAACTCTCTCGCCCCTCGGGTGCGGCCGTCAGCTACATCGGCAACCCCAGGTCGGAAGTCATCCTCCGCCGCGATTTCATCGACCTTCAGGAGCCGCTGAAAGGGCTGATTTGGGACCGCGTTCCCTACGCCTGCCTCTCCGCCACACTCCAAGTTGATAACGATTTCGACCACTTCATGCGGGTGACCGGCACCAAACCGATGTTCCAGGAAGTGCTTCCTTCACCCTTCGACTACTCGGTCCAGTGCGCTCTCTATATGCCCGAGAAAGGCACGATCCCCGACCCGACGTTGAGCCGCCAAGGCGAGGCCGAGCAACTGTATTACCGCTCTATCGCCTGGGAACTCAGCCAGATCATCGAGACCTGCCAGGGGCGAACTCTCGCCCTGTTCCATTCGCGCAAAGAGATGGAGGGCGTGCGCTCCTACATGAGCGTGCCCGACGATTTCCCGATCCTCATGCAGGGCCGAACCGGCGTTGCCAACGTCGGCGAGCAGTTCAAACGCAATATCTTCGCCTCTCTCTTCGCCCTCCGTTCGTTCTGGACTGGCTTCGACGCTCCCGGAGAAACGTGTAGCGTTGTCGCCCTCGTTCGCATCCCGTTCGAGGTCCCTGTCGAGCCGTCACAGATCGCCCGAATGGCATATTTGGCCTCGCAGGGCATGGACCCGTTTCAGACCCACACTCTGCCAAACGCAAAAATAATCATGCGGCAAGGTGCGGGTCGCCTCATTCGTTCCGAAAATGATAAGGGGATTATCGCTTTGCTGGACCCTCGGCTCCAGACGAAGCGGTATGGTGAGCAGATTCTCGATAACCTGCCCGCGGGCATGCGGCAGTTTAGCGACATCCGCGACGCAGCCGGTTGGATCGGTCTATAGGGCATGAACGTTATCATCGTCAACGACTACGGAATGGTGAATGGAGGCGCCGGAAAGGTTGCCCTCGAATCGGCCGTTGCGCTGACCAGCCACGTTGACAACGTCCACGTCTTCGCCTGCATCGGCGAAGCCGCCAAAATGTTGAAGCAGGCGCCCAACATGCACCTGTCCCTGCTTCACCAGAGCAAAGTCACCGACCAGCCCTTCTCGAAGTCTGTCGGTGGCGGCCTGTGGAACAAAGAGGTTGAAGCCGAATTCCCCAAAGTCCTCGACCAATACGATCCCAAAGACACCATCGTCCACGTCCATAGCTGGCGCGATGGCACCACGCTTTCCTTTATCCCCGAGGTCCTTCGACGCCGCTTCCCACTCGTCTTCACCGCCCACGACTACGGCCTCGCTTGCCCGATCGCGGGATTTTTCGACCACCGCACCAACACGATCTGCGAGCGCAAAGGCATGTCCGGTCCGTGCCTCCGTGCGAACTGCACGAACACGTCCATTGTCAAGAAGTCCTGGTTCAGCCTCCGGCATCGTCTCCAAACCCACAAAGCGCTCATTCCTGCCGAACTCCGGCACCTGATCGTGGTCAGCCAGATGAGCGAGGAGATTCTGCGCCCGTACCTGAACGATCAGACAAAGACTTACTTCGTGCCGAATCCCATTTCGGTCGAGAAAGGTCCGCGAATCGAAGCCGAGAAGAACCAGACGTACGCCTTCGTGGGCCGCTTTAGCCCTGAAAAGGGCCCGCTCCTCGCTGCTCGCGCGGCTCATGAAACCGGTGTCCCGATCATTTTCATCGGCACAGGCCCCCTAGCCACCGAAATTCGCCCCCTTTGTCCTGAGGCCGAACTCGCCGGTTGGCGAAAGCCCGAAGAGGTCCGCCAACTTCTGACCAAAGCCCGAGCCCTCATCTTCCCGTCGGTGTGGTATGAAGCGCAGGGCATGGTGGTCGATGAGGCTGCCGCAAACGGACTCCCGGCCATCGTTTCCAACGCCACCGCTGCCGTCGAAGCCGTTGATCGTTACCGCCACGGCTCCGTATTCGAGTCGGGCAATTTAGACGCGCTGGTAAGACGAATCAAGGAGTGCGAGCACGACGAGGTCATCCAGACCTTCAGCCACGCCGGATACGAAAGCTACTGGAAGCAACCGCACGACATGGATAACCACTTGCGCCACTTGCTCGAGGTCTACGAAAAAGTGCTGGCCAATCCGTACTAGATCGCTTCGTCGGAGCTTTCCACGACGGTCACTTCCGTCACCTCGATGGACAGAACCTGCGCCGCCTTCTTTTTGCGCCGCCGATGCAGGATGTACTCGATAATGATCGGCAGGACCGAAATGGCGACCAGTGCGAACACCGCAATCTCGAAGTGCTCTTTCACAAACTGGATTTCGCCCAAAAACATGCCCGAAAACATGCAAACGCTCACCCATGCCACGCCACCGATGACGTTGTAGATCATGAAGGCGGGAAACTCCATCGCACCCATGCCCGCCACGAACGGGGCGAACGCCCGAACAACTGGCACGAATCGCGTAATCACGATCGCTTTGCCACCGTAGTTTTCAAAAAACTCGTGCGTTTTGGCCAAGTTGCCAGGTGAGAAAAACTTGGCTTTGGGGTTGGCGAAGAGCCGCTTGCCGAAGAATCGTCCCAGCCAATAGTTGATCACGTTTCCGCCCACCGCCGCTCCGCTTAAAAGGAGGAATAGAGCGGGAACATTGAGCCCCTTCTTTTCATCCGCCGCGATGACGCCAACCGCGAACAGCAAGGTGTCGCCGGGCAGAAAGGGAAAGATGACAACTGCCGTTTCGAGGAAGATCACTCCCGCTAGGATTCCGTAGACCCAGATGCCGTATCGGTTGATGAGATCAACCAGGTGGCGGTCGATGTGCTGAAAGAAATCGAACATTCGTGTGGGAACCTAATCGGCTTGAATAGGGTACCCGTATCAACGAAAATGCTCAGGCTTGCGTTTCAAACCCGTGGAAAACAAGCAAAATAGTACTTATGGACGAATTCGGTGTTGTTGGACTCGGAAGAATGGGCGGCGGCCTTGCTTGGCAGGCCCTCGGCAAGGGTTATAAGGTGGTCGGAATCGACCTCCACGAGCCATTTCCGGACGTCGTGGAAAGGGGCATTGTCTTTTCGAAAGACCTTGCCGATCTAAGCCAGTTGAACTCGCCTCGAGTGGTGTTTCTCTACATTCACGCTGGACCCGCGATCGACAAAATGATCGACCGACTTTTGCCCGTTTTGGGTGAAGGCGACATCATCGTCGACGGAGGAAATTCGTACTGGGGCGACTCCATTCGCCGCGCCGAACGCCTGAAAAATTCCGGCATTCACTTTGTCGATCTTGGGACCAGTGGCGGCGTCGAAGGCGCTCGAACTGGTGCCTGCTTCATGGTCGGCGGCCACAAAGACGCCCTCGACCGACTTGAGCCGATCCTGCTCGACCTCGCACAGCCCGGTGGCTACGTGCGATGCGGCGGACCCGGCTCCGGGCACTTCGTCAAACTCGTCCACAACGGCATTGAGTTCGGCATGCTCCAAGCCATCGGCGAAGGCATGAACCTCCTCGAAAAGTTCGACCAGGAACTGCCGATCT
This window contains:
- a CDS encoding NADP-dependent phosphogluconate dehydrogenase, with the translated sequence MDEFGVVGLGRMGGGLAWQALGKGYKVVGIDLHEPFPDVVERGIVFSKDLADLSQLNSPRVVFLYIHAGPAIDKMIDRLLPVLGEGDIIVDGGNSYWGDSIRRAERLKNSGIHFVDLGTSGGVEGARTGACFMVGGHKDALDRLEPILLDLAQPGGYVRCGGPGSGHFVKLVHNGIEFGMLQAIGEGMNLLEKFDQELPISDVLTCWQNGSVIRSWLMDLMKQQFDEQKGLTVPGYIEDTGEVNWLIGDAMRMEVPVPVIAQSVMQLFTSRDDKKDWAKAIAMMRHGFGGHPFGPKPELQEDRQVSRVGDIWKPTE